In Thermomonas carbonis, a single genomic region encodes these proteins:
- a CDS encoding AAA family ATPase has translation MDKTTPDISTLHDAFRSLREDLSREIVGQAGLIERLLIALLADGHLLVEGAPGLAKTSAIRALASRLEADFARVQFTPDLLPADLTGTEVWHPQDGHFEFMPGPIFHPILLADEINRAPAKVQSALLEAMGERQVTVGRQTYPLPPLFLVMATQNPIEQEGTFPLPEAQLDRFLMHVRIGYPRADAETEILRLARERARDVLQAASHAPERMPQAQVFAARAAVLDLHLAPALERYIVEIVLASRDAGRYDAALARRIAWGASPRGSIALERCARARAWLEGRDFVTPEDVRAVAPDVLRHRVLPSYEATAEGWDGERLVAELLRLVPLP, from the coding sequence ATGGACAAAACGACCCCGGATATTTCCACCTTGCACGATGCTTTCCGCAGCCTGCGCGAGGATCTCTCTCGCGAGATCGTAGGCCAGGCCGGGTTGATCGAACGCCTGCTGATCGCGTTGCTCGCAGATGGCCATCTGCTGGTTGAAGGCGCTCCCGGATTGGCCAAGACCAGTGCGATTCGTGCTCTGGCGTCGCGGCTTGAGGCCGACTTCGCCCGCGTGCAGTTCACCCCCGACCTGCTGCCGGCCGACCTCACCGGTACCGAGGTCTGGCACCCGCAGGACGGACACTTTGAATTCATGCCCGGGCCGATCTTCCATCCGATCCTGCTGGCGGACGAGATCAACCGCGCGCCGGCCAAGGTGCAATCCGCGTTGCTGGAGGCGATGGGCGAGCGGCAGGTCACCGTGGGTCGACAGACGTATCCGTTGCCGCCGCTGTTCCTGGTGATGGCCACCCAGAACCCGATCGAGCAGGAGGGTACGTTCCCGCTGCCGGAAGCCCAGCTCGACCGCTTCCTGATGCATGTGCGCATCGGCTATCCGCGGGCCGATGCCGAAACCGAGATCCTGCGGCTGGCTCGTGAGCGTGCCCGCGACGTGCTGCAAGCGGCGTCGCATGCGCCCGAGCGGATGCCGCAGGCACAAGTTTTCGCGGCCCGTGCGGCCGTACTCGATCTGCACTTGGCACCGGCACTGGAGCGCTACATCGTCGAGATCGTGCTGGCCTCGCGCGATGCCGGTCGTTATGACGCCGCGCTGGCCCGGCGCATCGCATGGGGCGCAAGCCCGCGCGGCTCGATCGCGCTGGAACGCTGCGCGCGCGCGCGCGCCTGGCTGGAAGGTCGCGATTTCGTGACTCCGGAAGACGTGCGCGCGGTAGCGCCGGACGTGTTGCGCCACCGGGTGCTGCCCAGTTATGAGGCGACCGCGGAAGGCTGGGATGGCGAGCGGCTGGTCGCCGAGCTATTGCGTCTGGTGCCGCTGCCGTAA
- a CDS encoding DUF58 domain-containing protein, which translates to MASGWSPSYCVWCRCRKWPRTRRARAIVTDGIVPTLQELVGLRALVQGRRGARLGRHGVQGQALSNLRGRGMEYAESREYAQGDDARHIDWRLTARSGRTHTKLFQAERERLTLVVADTSPSLYFGTRVRFKSVQAARAGALAAWLAARDGDRIAALRGSHLEAPVPPASGPRGALRVLDALVRWYAQPPADDDGLPVALEHARRLLRPGSRLVLLADPSSIASIPAERWPALAMHHELIVLLLVDPLETSPPPKRLPFLGAHGGRIELGLDTAPVRQRWRQQFDVPLEATQAILQRQGARVMALSTVDSSDAWLSLLGRPHAVLATGAGR; encoded by the coding sequence ATGGCGAGCGGCTGGTCGCCGAGCTATTGCGTCTGGTGCCGCTGCCGTAAGTGGCCACGGACACGTCGAGCCAGAGCAATCGTGACTGACGGCATCGTCCCCACGCTTCAAGAACTGGTCGGCCTGCGCGCGCTGGTGCAGGGCCGACGCGGTGCGCGGCTTGGGCGCCATGGCGTGCAGGGGCAGGCGCTTTCGAACCTGCGCGGGCGCGGCATGGAGTACGCGGAATCGCGCGAGTACGCGCAGGGCGACGATGCCCGCCACATCGACTGGCGGCTGACAGCGCGCAGTGGGCGCACCCACACCAAACTGTTCCAGGCCGAGCGCGAACGACTCACGCTAGTCGTTGCGGACACCTCGCCGTCGCTGTATTTCGGCACCCGCGTGCGCTTCAAGTCGGTGCAGGCCGCTCGCGCCGGTGCGTTGGCGGCGTGGCTCGCAGCGCGCGACGGCGATCGCATTGCCGCTTTGCGCGGCTCGCACTTGGAAGCGCCGGTGCCGCCTGCCTCCGGGCCGCGCGGGGCCTTGCGCGTGCTGGATGCGTTGGTGCGCTGGTATGCGCAACCACCTGCGGACGACGACGGCTTGCCGGTCGCGCTGGAGCATGCGCGGCGCCTGCTGCGCCCGGGTTCGCGGCTGGTCCTGCTGGCCGATCCCTCCAGCATCGCTTCAATCCCCGCGGAACGCTGGCCTGCGCTGGCGATGCATCATGAATTGATCGTGCTGTTGTTGGTCGATCCGCTGGAAACGTCGCCGCCGCCGAAACGCCTGCCGTTCCTCGGTGCACATGGCGGCCGCATCGAACTTGGCCTGGACACGGCACCGGTACGACAACGCTGGCGGCAGCAGTTCGACGTTCCTCTGGAGGCCACCCAGGCGATCTTGCAGCGGCAGGGCGCGCGGGTGATGGCGCTGTCCACCGTCGACTCCAGCGATGCGTGGCTGTCGCTGCTCGGGCGACCGCATGCGGTGCTGGCGACGGGAGCCGGGCGTTGA
- a CDS encoding DUF4381 domain-containing protein: MNLPLPLKDVHPGIAPSWWPPAPGWWMVAVGMLLIGSAIWWWLRRRRLRRAAILQLFEDTVDAATSPPQQVAAMSDLLRRAARRKDPLADRLQGEDWLRFLDQGMTPPCFEHGPGALLREGAFRRDVDEGAARALRTVARQRYVTWMLGK, from the coding sequence TTGAACCTGCCCTTGCCGCTGAAGGACGTACATCCCGGTATTGCCCCGTCATGGTGGCCGCCCGCGCCGGGGTGGTGGATGGTCGCGGTCGGAATGCTGCTGATCGGTTCTGCCATCTGGTGGTGGCTGCGCAGGCGACGCCTGCGACGCGCGGCGATCCTGCAGCTGTTCGAAGACACGGTCGATGCCGCGACCTCGCCCCCGCAGCAGGTCGCGGCGATGTCGGACCTGCTGCGGCGCGCGGCGCGGCGCAAGGATCCGCTGGCCGACCGCTTGCAGGGCGAGGACTGGCTGCGCTTCCTCGACCAGGGCATGACCCCGCCGTGCTTCGAACATGGGCCCGGTGCCCTGCTGCGCGAGGGTGCATTCCGTCGCGATGTCGATGAAGGTGCGGCTCGCGCGCTGCGAACCGTCGCGCGGCAACGCTATGTGACCTGGATGCTCGGAAAGTGA